The following coding sequences lie in one Rissa tridactyla isolate bRisTri1 chromosome Z, bRisTri1.patW.cur.20221130, whole genome shotgun sequence genomic window:
- the DNAJC25 gene encoding dnaJ homolog subfamily C member 25 yields MAAVGGPGLSRLWLLCLCAVLLPRGARGLTEGLYCGRRVCYEVLGVSRQASKAEIARAYRQLARKYHPDRYRGEAGGGPQAAHEKFLLIATAYETLKDEETRKDYDYMLDHPEEYYRHYYHYYSRRLAPKVDVRIVILVTVCAISVFQFFSWWSSYNEAINYLATVPKYRIQATEIARQQGLLNKTKEKGRNRRSKEEIREEEEEIIKDIIKNKIDIKGGYQKPKIYDILLFQILLAPFYLCKYVAWYCWWIYCFTIKGQEYGVEEKLYIIRRYMKMSQSQFDSLEDHQKETFLERQLWIRENYEVYKREQEEELKKKMAMDPRWKRYRRWMKNEGPGRLTFIDD; encoded by the exons atGGCGGCGGTCGGCGGCCCGGGTCTGTCCCGGCTGTGGCTGCTGTGCCTGTGCGCGGTCCTGCTGCCGCGGGGGGCTCGGGGCCTGACGGAGGGCCTGTACTGCGGGCGGCGAGTCTGCTACGAGGTGCTGGGCGTCAGCCGGCAGGCCAGCAAGGCGGAGATCGCCCGCGCTTACCGGCAGCTGGCCCGCAAGTATCACCCCGACCGTTACCGGGGGGAGGCCGGCGGCGGCCCGCAGGCGGCGCacgagaagttcctcctcatcgCCACCGCCTACGAGACCCTCAAG GATGAAGAAACACGTAAAGATTATGACTACATGTTGGATCATCCTGAAGAGTATTACAGGCATTATTATCACTACTACAGCAGAAGATTGGCACCTAAAGTGGATGTCAGAATAGTGATCCTAGTTACAGTGTGTGCTATCTCCGTGTTTCAG TTCTTCAGCTGGTGGAGTAGTTACAATGAAGCTATCAACTACCTAGCTACAGTGCCAAAATACCGTATACAAGCTACTGAGATTGCCAGGCAACAAGGTTTACTcaacaaaactaaagaaaaaggcaggaacaGGCGGTCTAAAGAAGAAATTcgtgaagaagaggaagaaatcatcaaagacattattaaaaataaaatagatataaaagGCGGTTATCAGAAGCCCAAGATATATGATATCCTTCTATTTCAGATCCTTCTTGCTCCTTTTTACTTGTGCAAATACGTAGCTTGGTACTGTTGGTGGATTTACTGTTTCACTATTAAAGGGCAAGAGTACGGTGTGGAAGAGAAACTATATATCATACGGAGGTACATGAAAATGTCTCAGTCTCAGTTTGACAGCCTAGAAGATCATCAAAAAGAGACCTTTCTTGAACGGCAGCTGTGGATACGAGAAAACTATGAG GTCTATAAACGAGAACAAGAGGAAGAGTTAAAGAAGAAGATGGCCATGGATCCTCGATGGAAGAGGTATCGGCGGTGGATGAAAAATGAAGGACCCGGAAGACTGACTTTTATTGATGACTGA
- the GNG10 gene encoding guanine nucleotide-binding protein G(I)/G(S)/G(O) subunit gamma-10 — MSSGGSLSTMQRLVEQLKMEAAVERIKVSQAAAELQQYCMQNACKDALLVGVPAGSNPFREPRSCALL; from the exons ATGTCGTCGGGCGGCAGCCTGAGCACCATGCAGCGGCTGGTGGAGCAGCTGAAGATGGAGGCGGCCGTGGAGAGGATCAAG GTGTCTCAGGCAGCTGCAGAACTCCAGCAGTATTGTATGCAGAATGCCTGCAAAGATGCCTTGCTTGTTGGGGTTCCTGCGGGGAGCAATCCCTTTCGAGAGCCCCGCTCTTGTGCTCTGCTCTGA